Genomic window (Oncorhynchus mykiss isolate Arlee chromosome 21, USDA_OmykA_1.1, whole genome shotgun sequence):
TCCACATGGTATTCACTTCCACATGGTATTCACTTCCACATGGTATTCACTGAAAACATGGTGACTCTGACCATGTTGACCTTATAGACCATAACTGGTCAAGTCTTTTTATTTTAGTAAGTTAAAGATATGTTTCAGTATAGTTTTGTTTGTCAAACCTTGCCTtgttaattgttttatttcagtTTACGAAATAGTTTTTTCATTATTCGTTTTCGTGTTAGTTTGCTGTAATAATCTTCTTCCACACAGCTTTGATCATCATGCGGCTCGCTCGGGCCGAGTATGGAGCAGGTCCTTTCCAGGTCTCCCAGTGGAGGCCGGAGGCCCAGCCGATGTGTTCGCCGGCGGGGTGCCAGTCTCCGTTCAGGATGGCAGAGCCACAGCGACTgtaccaccaccctcctcctccctccgagAAGCTGCATGTGTTCTCGGCGATGTCTCCAAAGATGCAGGGCGAGCAGCCGTCATTGTCCTTGTCAGTTGTGCTGAAGCCAAAGCCATACTGGTCAATGCCGGCGTTTTCCCCACGAATGGCGTCACctacggagagacagggagggatgaagagagagtaCTTCAGTTCTAATTCACTCTTGATTATATTGACTTCCAAAGTATACACCATTTATAAATATCAACCCAGAATACATATCATATGACATATGTGATGTGTAATGGTCCCATTGCTGCCACCAAATGTGAAATAACTATAACACTGAAGTAAATGATAAGACCCCTGCCACCTTGTGCTGTTGAAATTCACCGTTACCTGCGTTGCCCCTGTAGGCTCCAACGTTCAGCTTATAGGCCTCCTTCTCCGTGCCCAGATGGAAGTCACTGTACTCAGCGAAGGCAGTGCCCCCTTCAAAGTCCACAGATCAACCCGCATGGTCGATCTCAGCCCCCAACCCCCCTTGGTTAGAGCAAACACCTTACTCAGACCCAGCCAGTGGTCCTCTAGGAAACAACAGCAAAGAGAACTGAATTGAGTGAAAAATGTGAAAAATGTACTTAACATAAATCCACTGCAGCATGCCGAACCCTCTATGATAGGTTGACTTAGAAGTAAACATGAGCATTATAAACAAATGCATTTCAATGTTTTCAGTATCAGTTGCATCAGTTGCATCAGTTGCATATCAGCAAGCATTTCACAAAACACCTGTACACAATATCAATGTACTTTTGAATCAACAATGTTTTTGACAAGTTGTTTTGTTGTGAACAAAACGGTCCAAGAATGGAACCCTGTGGAACTCCATTAACTCGTGCAAGCCTGGCAACACCTTCAACATTCTATAGCTAAGCTTTACCGCCCCTTTGTGGTTGTGTAACCAAATGACAATAGTAGATATTAGTGATGCACCAATATGATATTTTTGGCTGAtaccgatattttccttgccaaaagaAATGATACCGATAACCAATATTTAAaattttagcggccttttaagcattctagtacagttaaatagttaacacacacacacatggatgcagcggtctaattcactgcatctcagtgcaagaggcgtcactacagtcattggttcgaatccaggctgtatcacatccggacgtgattggtagacccatagggcggcgcacaattggcccagcatcgtacAGATTTggcttgccaagttaaataaaggttagacacacacacaccacactgaccaaaaagttattttgttggcattaacgtatgtccccattaccagtaaaacataatcaaacctATTTTTCTTACTTCCTTGCTATGCTCTTTCATGGTTAATATGTTCagttgtttcattctcaaccaggatttcatcatacatgtcaagcagttaagtttcagctctgtctgtccatgGCCTCTCTTCCTtggtgcgcactgtcactgtgtccgtttccatcttgtcctgTTGTGTATATAACATTTCACATAAACCCTGTTTCTGGTCTGGATcaaagtagcggtccttgtacctagcattgagcatggtggtgacacagtaaagaggctcagagagaatgccaccaaatcgcttgttcacagccttgAGTACTTTTGTAAGTTTTAACCCCACGGTCTGTGTcagcagttttgttgagcaggcgtttcaatacagagggtatcacgtctgctgcagacgcagTTGATTAGCTTATTAATggagtcagttgttcgaatggcgctaggagtgtgttcatgtttcaaacatgttctcaaatgccattgaaatggcagcagcggtatgagaaccagcacattcatgAACATGCAATACGACTTTCCTCAGTTCGAAATCCtcgtcgacccactgtgctgtcagactcagcatgctcatggggctgacatggctggtccaaatgtcagttgtGACGCCTGTAGCAAGTAGCTCACAGTTGCACATTTCAACAAAattgtgtaactccggtagggcaacatctgaaaaatagtgtGTACCGGGGCTCGACCAGTCggtgaaagccaacatcatccacgacagaggacggttgattgtcaagggcaatgaaacCATTATCTTAgcgagttgtctcgctgaaatgttcttactctttcaaatgactgctggacttgaacttgtttagttgttggaagAGTGTGCTTAGTATTTTCctgcttttgttctgtgtagcgctgtatttttcgtggcgtcattacgtcatctacctacatta
Coding sequences:
- the LOC110501020 gene encoding angiopoietin-related protein 5-like, which produces MPEECLSDLESRGTAFAEYSDFHLGTEKEAYKLNVGAYRGNAGDAIRGENAGIDQYGFGFSTTDKDNDGCSPCIFGDIAENTCSFSEGGGGWWYSRCGSAILNGDWHPAGEHIGWASGLHWETWKGPAPYSARASRMMIKAVWKKIITAN